One window from the genome of Bacillus weihaiensis encodes:
- the hisJ gene encoding histidinol-phosphatase HisJ — MKKTDGHVHTPFCPHGTMDKFEEYIEQALNLGFEAITFTEHAPLPKGFIDPTPLQDSAMKLEDLEEYIISIQRLKDTYKNKLDIHIGLEVDYIKEFEKETAALLTTYGKHLDDSILSVHFLKLSDTYYCMDYDHHVFDEMIRVTGSLQNLHEEYYKQVLNSIKSDLGAFKPKRIGHLTLSHKFQKLFPVSFSSDHMISEILTAIKLEQLEIDFNVAGLRKEYCKETYPNSLIASTAIKQNIPLVYGSDAHSAGDVGKNYSEFQGLWEHN, encoded by the coding sequence GTGAAAAAAACAGATGGCCATGTCCATACTCCTTTTTGTCCACACGGGACTATGGATAAATTTGAAGAATATATAGAACAAGCTCTTAATCTAGGCTTTGAGGCGATTACATTTACCGAACACGCCCCACTGCCTAAAGGATTTATTGATCCTACACCATTACAAGACAGCGCTATGAAGCTTGAAGATCTTGAGGAATACATTATTAGTATCCAAAGGCTTAAGGATACTTATAAGAATAAACTAGACATTCATATAGGCTTAGAAGTTGATTACATAAAGGAATTCGAGAAAGAGACAGCTGCGTTGTTAACCACATACGGAAAACATCTTGATGACAGTATATTATCAGTCCACTTCCTTAAATTAAGTGATACATACTATTGTATGGACTACGATCACCATGTTTTTGACGAAATGATTCGAGTAACAGGTTCTCTACAAAACCTACATGAAGAATATTACAAACAAGTACTAAACTCTATTAAAAGTGATTTAGGTGCGTTCAAACCTAAGCGGATCGGTCATCTTACTCTTTCTCACAAATTTCAAAAGCTGTTTCCTGTTTCATTCTCATCCGATCACATGATTAGTGAAATATTAACAGCTATTAAACTAGAGCAGTTGGAAATAGATTTTAATGTAGCTGGTTTAAGAAAAGAATATTGCAAAGAAACCTATCCAAATTCATTGATAGCAAGTACAGCCATTAAACAAAATATCCCTCTTGTCTATGGTTCAGATGCCCACAGTGCAGGGGATGTTGGGAAGAATTATTCAGAATTTCAAGGCTTATGGGAACATAATTAA